A DNA window from Pogona vitticeps strain Pit_001003342236 chromosome 2, PviZW2.1, whole genome shotgun sequence contains the following coding sequences:
- the LOC144587213 gene encoding uncharacterized protein LOC144587213, giving the protein MACQKSFSENGQLRSHQRHSGDLRLRQRTHTGEKPHKCMECEKSFSQSGQLRAHQRTHTGEKPHKCMECGTSFSHSGALRVHQRTHTGEKPHKCMACGTSFSHSSALRLHQRTHTGEKPHKCMECGKSFSRSGHLRSHQRTHTGEKPHKCMECGTSFSHSGALRVHQRTHTGEKPHKCMACGTSFSHSSALRLHQRTHTGEKPHKCMECGKSFSRSGHLRSHQRTHTGEKPHKCVECGKSFSRNGSLRLHQRTHTGEKPHKCMKCGKSFSRSGHLRSHQRTHTGEKPHKCIECGKSFSRSDALRLHQRTHTGEKPHKCMECGKSFRESGQLRIHQRTHTGEKPHKCMECGKSFSHSGNLRLHQRTHTGEKPHKCMECGTSFSHSGALRVHQRTHTGEKPHKCMACGTSFSHSSALRLHQRTHTGEKPHKCMECGKSFSHSSNLRIHQRIHTGEKPHHCMECGKSFRHSDAIRLHQRTHTGEKPHKCIECGKSFTHSAELKLHQRIHTGEKPHKCMECGKSFSRSGHLRSHQRTHTGEKPHKCMECGKSFTHSGDLRLHQRIHTGEKPHKCMVCGKSFSRSGHLRSHQRTHTGEKPHKCMECGKSFIQSGQLRVHQRTHTGEKPHKCMECRKSFSRSDALRLHQRTHTGEL; this is encoded by the coding sequence atggcgTGTCAAAAAAGCTTCAGTGAAAATGGtcaacttaggtcacatcaaCGTCACAGTGGTGATCTTAGGTTAcgtcaaaggactcacactggggagaaaccacataaatgcatggaatgtgaaaaaagctttagtcagagtggtcagcttagggcacatcaaaggacccacactggggagaaaccacataaatgcatggaatgtggaacgagctttagtcatagtggtgcccttagggtacatcaaaggacccacactggggagaagccacataaatgcatggcatGTGGAACGAGCTTTAGTCATAGtagtgcccttaggttacatcaaaggacccacactggggagaaaccacataaatgcatggaatgtggaaagagctttagtcgcagtggtcatcttaggtcacatcaaaggacccacactggggagaaaccacataaatgcatggaatgtggaacgagctttagtcatagtggtgcccttagggtacatcaaaggacccacactggggagaagccacataaatgcatggcatGTGGAACGAGCTTTAGTCATAGtagtgcccttaggttacatcaaaggacccacactggggagaaaccacataaatgcatggaatgtggaaagagctttagtcgcagtggtcatcttaggtcacatcaaaggacccacactggggagaaaccacataaatgcgtagaatgtggaaagagttttagtcgcaATGGttcccttagattacatcaaaggacccacactggggagaaaccacataaatgcatgaaatgtggaaagagttttagtcgcagtggtcatcttaggtcacatcaaaggacccacactggggagaaaccacataaatgcatagaatgtggaaagagttttagtcggaGTGATgcacttagattacatcaaaggacccacactggggagaaaccacataaatgcatggaatgtggaaagagttttcgTGAGAGTGGTCaacttaggatacatcaaaggacccacactggggagaaaccacataaatgcatggaatgtggaaagagctttagtcacagtggtaaccttaggttacatcaaaggacccacactggggagaagccacataaatgcatggaatgtggaacgagctttagtcatagtggtgcccttagggtacatcaaaggacccacactggggagaagccacataaatgcatggcatGTGGAACGAGCTTTAGTCATAGtagtgcccttaggttacatcaaaggacccacactggggagaaaccacataaatgcatggaatgtggaaagagctttagtcacagtagtaaCCTTAGGAtccatcaaaggatccacactggggagaaaccacatcattgcatggaatgtggaaagagctttagacacAGTGATGccattagattacatcaaaggacccacactggggagaaaccacataaatgcatagaatgtggaaagagctttactcacagTGCTGaacttaagttacatcaaaggatccacactggagagaaaccacataaatgcatggaatgtggaaagagctttagtcgcagtggtcatcttaggtcacatcaaaggacccacactggggagaaaccacataaatgcatggaatgtggaaagagctttactcacagtggtgatcttaggttacatcaaaggatccacactggagagaaaccacataaatgcatggtatgtggaaagagctttagtcgcagtggtcatcttaggtcacatcaaaggacccacactggggagaaaccacataaatgcatggaatgtggaaagagctttattcagagtggtcagcttagggtacatcaaaggacccacactggggagaaaccacataaatgcatggaatgcagaaagagctttagtcgcagtgatgcccttaggttacatcaaaggacccacactggggagctatag